The following coding sequences are from one Sardina pilchardus chromosome 16, fSarPil1.1, whole genome shotgun sequence window:
- the thoc5 gene encoding THO complex subunit 5 homolog — protein MASEVLKKRKPKVLRSEGGTPEMKRGRGEGDQDIRVYNEEAVLDNRSPEQDYEQYKDKCDVIVKLMGEIQELKVNGAKEGSVEVEERRRECCIHFVTLKKLNRLAHMRLKKGRDQTQEAKQRVDVLHLQLQNLLYEVMHLQKEIGKCLEFKSQHEEIELVSTDEFFNEAPSEISRPHLTKDDPHQLTLARLDWELEQRKRLAEQYKTSLASKEKILKGIEVKKEYLGNLRPGLQSIMQASLPLQEYLSMPFEHVQKQADVARHLPPPLYVLLVQASAYGQACDKNLSVFISGDVDEAKALSKPREDSQDDESDSDAEEEQNTKRRRPTVGGQLDDKRKEMLKRHPLSLCIDLKCKDGSVLHLFFYYLMNLNILTVKAKVSTSSHLTNVISAGELLNASTLLNCLYTGDQGKETPNPSNRYQFDKVGIVTFGDYVGDLGHPYLWVQSLGGLQFPSDNPESVGAGSKLSASHMEHTMKLLRSRLQARLALHKQFISLEHSIVPVSAECQDLFPAKVISRLARWSAITYQEFEEMPMAQHVLKAGLAHETDLFFMAVVERGTARLNAIVVLNPRYPDVTPLFSLSLMWKGERTGRTDDNLRAMESEVNVFRAELQGPRPGHQLLTNQLQRLNVCLDVYLETESQVCDGMEGPREFPREKMCLRTARGPNRLKPFKYNHPQGFFSHR, from the exons ATGGCATCTGAGGTACTGAAAAAGCGCAAACCAAAAGTGCTCCGCAGCGAGGGAGGGACCCCTGAAATGAAACGAGGTCGTGGGGAGGGAGACCAG GATATACGTGTCTACAATGAGGAGGCGGTGCTCGATAACCGGAGCCCAGAGCAAGACTACGAGCAATACAAAGACAAGTGTGATGTCATTGTCAAACTCATGGGTGAAATTCAGGAGCTCAAAGTCAATGGAGCCAAAGAGGGG TCAGTGGAGGTCGAAGAACGACGCAGGGAGTGCTGCATCCACTTTGTGACCCTGAAGAAGCTCAATCGACTCGCTCACATGAGACTCAAGAAAGGTCGTGATCAGACACAAGAG GCTAAGCAGCGGGTTGACGTGCTCCACCTGCAACTTCAGAATCTCCTGTATGAGGTTATGCACCTGCAAAAGGAGATCGGCAAGTGTCTTGAGTTCAA GTCCCAGCATGAGGAGATCGAGCTGGTCAGCACTGACGAGTTCTTTAACGAAGCTCCGTCTGAGATCTCCCGGCCTCACCTCACTAAAGATGACCCTCATCAGCTCACGCTGGCCCGTCTGGACTGGGAGCTGGAGCAGAGAAAGAG GTTGGCAGAGCAATACAAGACTTCTCTTGCCAGCAAGGAGAAAATCCTGAAGGGAATTGAGGTGAAGAAGGAATACCTGGGCAACCTTCGGCCTGGACTCCAGTCCATCATGCAG GCCTCTCTTCCCCTTCAGGAGTATCTGTCCATGCCGTTTGAGCACGTGCAGAAGCAGGCCGACGTGGCCCGGCACCTGCCCCCGCCCCTCTACGTGCTGCTGGTGCAGGCCAGTGCCTATGGCCAAGCCTGTG ataagaacctgtccgttttcatcagtGGAGATGTTGATGAGGCCAAAGCACTCTCGAAGCCCAGAGAGGATTCACAGG aTGATGAAAGTGACTCAGATGCTGAAGAGGAGCAGAATACA AAGCGGCGTCGGCCAACTGTGGGCGGCCAGCTGGACGATAAACGCAAGGAGATGCTGAAGCgtcaccctctgtctctctgtatagACCTCAAGTGCAAAG ATGGGAGTGTGCTGCATCTGTTCTTCTACTACCTGATGAACCTCAACATCTTGACTGTGAAGGCCAAAGTGTCAACCTCCTCACACCTGACCAATGTGATCAGTGCTGG GGAGTTGTTGAACGCAAGCACACTGTTGAACTGCCTCTACACCGGCGATCAGGGAAAAGAAACTCCAAATCCGTCTAATCGCTACCAGTTTGACAAAGTCGG GATCGTCACCTTTGGAGATTACGTGGGAGATTTAGGGCACCCCTACCTGTGGGTGCAGAGTTTGGGTGGACTTCAGTTTCCCAGCGACAACCCTGAG AGCGTGGGGGCGGGGAGCAAGCTGAGCGCCAGTCACATGGAGCACACCATGAAGCTGCTCCGGAGCCGCCTGCAGGCCCGCCTGGCCCTGCACAAGCAGTTCATCTCActgg AGCACAGTATCGTGCCGGTGTCTGCCGAGTGCCAGGACCTCTTCCCTGCCAAAGTGATCTCCCGCCTGGCTCGCTGGAGTGCCATCACCTACCAGGAGTTTGAG GAGATGCCAATGGCGCAGCACGTGCTGAAGGCAGGCCTGGCTCACGAGACTGACCTCTTCTTCATGGCGGTGGTGGAAAGAGGAACAG CTCGTCTGAACGCGATCGTGGTGCTGAACCCCCGCTACCCCGACGTCACGCCCTtgttctccctctcgctcatgTGGAAGGGCGAGCGCACCGGACGCACGGACGACAACCTGCGG GCCATGGAGAGTGAGGTCAACGTCTTCAGGGCAGAGCTTCAGGGACCCCGTCCTGGCCACCAGCTACTGACCAATCAGCTCCAGCGCCTGAACGTGTGTCTGGACGTGTACCTGGAGACGGAGAGCCAGGTGTGCGATGGGATGGAAGGACCGAGAGAGTTCCCCAGGGAGAAGATGTGCTTACGCACGGCCAG gGGTCCAAATCGTCTGAAACCCTTCAAGTACAACCATCCACAGGGTTTCTTCAGCCATCGCTGA
- the LOC134059428 gene encoding neurofilament medium polypeptide-like codes for MSYIMDNLYGPGYYRKGQITMRTRTTPVSSGFHSAGLSRSSVSSGYRRTGGLSADSLEPFNGEPRSRSEKEILQALNDRFAVYIEKVRHLELQNKHLEAEATALRQSQAGRSSVGEHYDRELGELRDTIAQLTQEKAQFFFEQQHIDEDLQHMRARLEDEMRGREELEAAIRAVTKYIDESELARLELDKKMQSLQDELAFQKKNHEDEVNDLLTQIQGSQVTVESRHQLKADLTSALREIRAQLDANASMNSAQAEEWFRVRMEKLSDAAQFNDDAIRAAQDEMSEYRRQLQSRIVELETLKGTRDSLERQCCETEDRHQGDMASLQDTLHHLDSELRGTKMEMASQLREYQDLLNVKMALDIEIAAYRKLLEGEETRYVSGLSSYSYLEGKITSHIKEETEEAEEEGEDEGEGGEEGGKEEGGEEEGEKEEEEGEEAAEDVEGEAKSDEEKGGEEEKEEGEGEEEEEGKEEEGGEEEEAAAEEGEDSKSPTDEKSEEKDSTSPPSKSPQAKTPASKSPAAKSPASKSPESKSPKTKSPATKSPESKSPKTKSPVSKSPPTKSPPKTPQPKSPPKSPAPEKAKSPTKAAGSKTAGKKESKSPAEEKSKSTPEPEDKKAPKPKDKEEQAEAEDKDQAEEDAKEEVEKDATSKAGDKKDEPKAPSKDTSPAKKEEEKPAAPKDEKPKEETKPAAKPAPEKKSPEKADPKKEDKKADEAEAKDTPAAATKEAAKTAEKAEKSSATEAKEAKGTDEKPKK; via the exons ATGAGTTATATTATGGATAACCTATACGGGCCCGGTTATTACCGTAAGGGCCAAATAACTATGCGGACAAGGACAACTCCAGTGTCAAGTGGTTTCCACTCTGCGGGTCTGTCTCGCAGCTCGGTCTCCTCCGGTTACCGACGCACAGGTGGGCTTTCTGCTGACAGCTTGGAGCCCTTCAACGGAGAGCCAAGGTCCCGCAGCGAGAAAGAGATCCTTCAAGCTCTTAATGACCGGTTTGCCGTCTACATAGAGAAGGTGCGACACCTTGAGCTGCAGAATAAACacctggaagcggaggcaactgCGCTGCGACAAAGTCAAGCCGGGCGCTCATCCGTCGGCGAGCATTATGATCGTGAGCTCGGGGAACTGCGGGACACAATCGCTCAACTCACCCAGGAGAAGGCTCAGTTTTTCTTCGAACAACAGCACATTGACGAGGACCTACAGCACATGAGGGCAAGGCTTGAAGATGAGATGCGAGGACGCGAAGAACTTGAGGCAGCCATCCGTGCCGTGACCAAGTATATCGATGAGTCCGAACTTGCGCGTCTGGAGCTCGACAAAAAGATGCAGTCCCTGCAGGACGAGTTGGCCTTCCAGAAGAAGAATCACGAAGACGAGGTGAACGACCTGCTCACGCAGATCCAGGGTTCGCAAGTGACCGTCGAGTCCCGGCATCAGCTGAAGGCTGACTTGACCAGTGCCCTCCGTGAAATCCGCGCGCAACTGGATGCTAATGCGTCCATGAATTCAGCTCAGGCGGAGGAATGGTTCAGAG TTCGAATGGAGAAATTGTCCGACGCGGCCCAGTTCAACGACGACGCTATCCGCGCAGCCCAGGATGAGATGTCCGAGTACCGCAGGCAGCTGCAGAGCCGCATCGTGGAGCTGGAGACCCTGAAGGGCACTAGGGACTCGCTGGAGAGGCAGTGCTGCGAGACTGAAGACCGTCACCAAGGAGACATGGCATCTCTCCAG GATACCCTTCATCATCTGGACAGTGAGCTGAGGGGCACAAAAATGGAAATGGCTAGTCAGCTCAGGGAATACCAGGACCTGCTGAATGTGAAGATGGCATTAGATATCGAAATCGCTGCTTATAG GAAGTTGCTGGAAGGAGAGGAGACCCGTTATGTGTCAGGTCTGAGTTCATACTCCTACCTGGAGGGGAAGATCACCTCTCACATAaaagaggagacggaggaggcagaggaggagggagaggatgagggagaaggaggagaagaaggaggaaaagaagaaggaggtgaggaagagggggaaaaggaagaagaggaaggagaagaggccGCTGAGGATGTAGAGGGGGAGGCCAAATCGGatgaagagaagggaggagaggaggagaaagaggagggcgagggggaggaggaagaggaagggaaggaggaagagggaggtgaggaggaagaggcggccgcagaggagggagaagattcAAAGTCTCCCACCGATGAAAAATCTGAGGAGAAGGATTCAACTTCACCGCCTTCCAAATCTCCTCAAGCTAAGACCCCAGCTTCCAAGTCACCGGCTGCCAAGTCACCGGCTTCCAAGTCACCTGAGAGCAAGTCTCCCAAAACAAAGTCACCCGCTACAAAATCTCCGGAATCCAAGTCTCCTAAGACCAAATCCCCTGTATCCAAGTCACCGCCCACCAAATCACCACCTAAAACACCTCAGCCCAAGTCTCCACCAAAATCACCTGCACCGGAGAAGGCCAAGTCACCTACGAAGGCTGCCGGGTCGAAAACCGCGGGAAAGAAAGAGTCCAAGTCCCCTGCGGAGGAAAAGAGCAAGAGCACACCAGAGCCAGAAGACAAGAAAGCTCCTAAGCCCAAAGACAAGGAAGAGCAGGCTGAAGCCGAGGACAAAGACCAGGCAGAGGAGGACGCaaaggaggaggtagagaaggaCGCGACCTCCAAGGCAGGTGACAAAAAGGACGAGCCCAAGGCTCCTTCAAAGGACACATCACCAGctaagaaagaggaagagaagccaGCTGCTCCAAAGGACGAGAAGCCCAAGGAGGAGACCAAGCCTGCTGCCAAACCGGCACCGGAGAAGAAATCTCCAGAGAAAGCCGATCCCAAGAAGGAAGACAAAAAGGCGGACGAAGCGGAGGCCAAAGACACTCCCGCAGCTGCCACAAAAGAGGCGGCAAAAACCGCCGAGAAAGCCGAGAAGTCTTCAGCCACCGAAGCAAAGGAGGCAAAGGGCACCGACGAGAAGCCCAAGAAGTAA